One genomic region from Phycodurus eques isolate BA_2022a chromosome 16, UOR_Pequ_1.1, whole genome shotgun sequence encodes:
- the LOC133414503 gene encoding cytosolic 5'-nucleotidase 3-like isoform X2: protein MRDPQRVQEILQSMLKAGSNTLQVISDFDMTLTRFAFNGKRCPTCHNILDNSKLISQECKGQLKDLLNTYYPIEIDSSRSIAEKLPLMVEWWTKAHELLVQQNIRKDLLAAVVRESDAKLREGYQLFFSQLHQHSIPLLIFSAGIGDILEEVIRQAGVFHPNVKVFSNYMDFDQSGVLRAFKGELIHIYNKREGALLNTGHFQELRARPNVLLLGDSLGDLTMADGVHDMENVLKIGFLNDKVEERKQSYLDSYDIVLVKDETLDVANAVLLYLTGNK, encoded by the exons ATGCGGGACCCCCAGAGAGTCCAGGAGATTCTGCAGTCCATGCTGAAGGCGGGTTCAAACACGTTACAG GTTATCTCAGACTTTGACATGACTCTCACGAGATTTGCGTTTAATGGGAAACGATGCCCCACCTGTCACA ATATTCTCGACAACAGCAAGCTAATCTCTCAAGAATGCAAAGGACAG TTGAAGGATTTGTTGAACACGTACTACCCCATCGAGATCGACTCGTCGCGCTCCATCGCCGAGAAGCTGCCACTCATGGTGGAGTG GTGGACCAAAGCGCACGAGCTGCTGGTGCAGCAGAACATCAGGAAGGACCTGCTGGCCGCGGTGGTGCGCGAGTCCGATGCCAAGCTCAG GGAGGGCTACCAGCTGTTTTTTTCGCAGCTGCACCAGCACAGCATCCCGCTGCTCATCTTCTCCGCCGGCATCGGAGACATCCTGGAGGAGGTCATCCGCCAGGCCGGAGTCTTCCACCCCAACGTCAAGGTCTTCTCCAACTACATGGACTTTGACCAGTCC GGGGTGCTGAGGGCCTTCAAGGGCGAGCTGATCCACATCTACAACAAACGGGAGGGCGCCCTGCTCAACACGGGTCACTTCCAGGAGCTGCGAGCCCGACCCAACGTGCTCCTGCTGGGAGACTCCCTCGGCGACCTGACCATGGCCGACGGCGTGCACGACATGGAGAACGTCCTCAAGATCGGCTTCCTCAACGACAAG GTGGAGGAGAGGAAGCAGTCCTACTTGGACTCGTACGATATCGTGCTGGTGAAGGACGAGACCCTGGACGTGGCCAACGCTGTGCTGCTCTACCTCACTGGGAACAAGTGA
- the aclya gene encoding ATP-citrate synthase, with the protein MSAKAISEQTSKELLYKHICTSATIQNRFRYANVTPETDLDRLAVEHPWLLTERLVVKPDQLIKRRGKLGLVGVNLDLNGVREWLKTRLMKETTVGKAKGVLKNFLIEPFVPHKQEEEFYVCIYATREGDHVLFHHEGGVDVGDVDAKAKKLLVGVDEKISEGSVCKQLLAHVPNDKRLVLAHFIVGLFNLYEDLFFTYLEINPLVVTKDGVYVLDMAAKIDATADYICKARWGDVEFPPPFGREAYPEEAYIADLDAKSGASLKLTLLNPQGRIWTMVAGGGASVVYSDTICDLGGVDELANYGEYSGAPSEQQTYDYAKTILSLMTREKHPDGKVLIIGGSIANFTNVAATFKGIVRAIRDYQVPLKEHEVTIFVRRGGPNYQEGLRVMGEVGKTTGIPIHVFGTETHMTAIVGMALGHRPIPNQPPVAAHTANFLLNSSGSTSTPASTRTASFSENSGKAKASPAKKAKSAAPVVKATTLFSKKTKSIVWGMQTRAVQGMLDFDYVCSRDEPSVAAMVYPFTGDHKQKFYWGHKEILLPVYKNMGDAMKKHPDVDVLISFASLRSAFDSTMETMQHPQIHTIAIIAEGIPEAHTRKIIKTADEKGITIIGPATVGGIKPGCFKIGNTGGMLDNILASKLYRPGSVAYVSRSGGMSNELNNIISRTTDGVFEGVAIGGDRYPGSVFTDHVLRYQDTPGVKMIVVLGEIGGTEEYKICQAIKEGRITKPVVCWCIGTCATMFASEVQFGHAGACANQASETAVAKNKALKEAGAFVPKSFDELGEIIKCVYDDLVDKGVIQPAPELPPPTVPMDYSWARELGLIRKPASFMTSICDERGQELIYAGMPITEVFKSEIGLGGTLGLLWFQRRLPRYACQFIEMCLMVTADHGPAVSGAHNTIVCARAGKDLISSLTSGLLTIGDRFGGALDAAAKQFSKAFDSGMLPMEFVNKMKKDGKLIMGIGHRVKSINNPDMRVQILKDFVKQHFPSTQLLDYALDVEKITTSKKPNLILNVDGFIGVAFVDLLRTCGGFTRDEADEFVEIGALNGIFVLGRSMGFIGHYLDQKRLRQGLYRHPWDDISYVLPEHMSM; encoded by the exons GTGGGAAAAGCCAAAGGCGTTCTCAAGAACTTCCTCATTGAACCCTTTGTCCCTCACAAGCAG GAGGAGGAGTTCTACGTGTGCATCTACGCCACCCGCGAGGGTGACCACGTGCTGTTCCACCACGAGGGCGGTGTGGACGTGGGCGACGTGGACGCCAAGGCCAAGAAGCTGCTGGTCGGCGTGGACGAGAAGATCAGCGAGGGCTCGGTGTGCAAGCAGCTGCTTGCCCACGTCCCCAACGACAAGAGACT GGTCCTAGCCCACTTCATTGTCGGGCTTTTCAACCTGTATGAAGACCTGTTCTTCACATACCTGGAAATCAACCCACTCG TGGTCACTAAAGATGGCGTCTACGTGCTGGATATGGCGGCGAAGATCGACGCCACGGCGGATTACATCTGCAAGGCCAGGTGGGGGGATGTGGAGTTCCCGCCGCCCTTTGGcagggaggcctaccctgag gaggCCTACATCGCCGACCTAGACGCCAAGAGCGGCGCCAGCCTCAAACTGACCTTGCTCAACCCGCAGGGCCGAATCTGGACGATGGTGGCGGGCGGCGGAGCCTCCGTCGTGTACAG CGACACCATCTGCGACCTGGGCGGCGTTGATGAGCTGGCCAACTACGGCGAGTATTCGGGGGCGCCGAGCGAGCAGCAGACATACGACTACGCCAAGACCATCCTCTCGCTCATGACCAGGGAGAAGCACCCTGATG GCAAAGTGTTGATCATTGGGGGAAGCATTGCCAACTTCACAAATGTGGCGGCGACGTTCAAG GGAATTGTTCGAGCAATCCGAGACTACCAGGTGCCTCTCAAGGAGCACGAAGTGACCATTTTCGTCAGGCGCGGGGGTCCAAATTACCAGGAGGGCCTCCGGGTAATGGGAGAAGTTG GCAAGACCACAGGGATCCCCATTCACGTCTTTGGCACCGAGACCCACATGACCGCCATTGTGGGCATGGCGCTGGGTCACCGGCCCATCCCCAACCAGCCTCCCGTTGCCGCCCACACTGCCAACTTCCTGCTCAACTCCAGTGGAAGCACATCG ACTCCGGCATCCACCCGCACAGCCTCCTTCTCCGAGAACAGCGGCAAAGCTAAGGCCTCGCCAGCCAAGAAAGCCAAAAGCGCAGCTCCTGTTG TCAAGGCGACCACGCTGTTCAGCAAGAAGACCAAGTCCATCGTGTGGGGCATGCAGACACGGGCCGTGCAGGGCATGCTGGACTTTGACTACGTCTGCTCCAGAGACGAGCCTTCCGTGGCGGCCATGGTCTACCCCTTCAC CGGAGACCACAAGCAGAAGTTCTACTGGGGCCACAAAGAGATCCTTCTGCCGGTGTACAAGAACATGGGCGACGCCATGAAGAAGCATCCGGACGTGGACGTGCTCATCAGCTTTGCTTCCCTCCGCTCAGCCTTCGACAGCACCATGGAGACCATGCAGCATCCGCAG ATTCACACCATCGCCATCATAGCGGAGGGAATTCCCGAAGCCCACACCAGGAAAATCATTAAGACAGCCGATGAGAAGGGCATCACCATTATCGGACCAGCAACT GTGGGCGGCATCAAGCCGGGCTGCTTCAAGATCGGCAACACGGGTGGCATGCTGGACAACATCCTTGCCTCCAAGCTGTACCGGCCGGGCAGCGTGGCTTACGTGTCGCGCTCAGGCGGCATGTCCAACGAGCTTAACAACATCATTTCGCGTACCACCGATGGCGTATTTGAAGGTGTGGCCATTGGTGGGGACAG GTACCCAGGCTCCGTTTTCACAGACCACGTGCTGCGCTACCAGGACACCCCCGGAGTGAAAATGATCGTCGTGCTGGGCGAG ATTGGCGGCACGGAGGAGTACAAGATCTGCCAGGCCATCAAAGAAGGCAGGATCACAAAGCCCGTGGTGTGTTGGTGCATCGGGACCTGCGCTACTATGTTCGCCTCAGAG GTCCAGTTTGGCCACGCAGGAGCGTGCGCTAACCAGGCTTCAGAGACTGCGGTGGCCAAGAACAAAGCTCTGAAGGAGGCCGGCGCTTTTGTGCCAAAGAGCTTTGACGAGCTGGGAGAGATCATTAA GTGTGTATATGACGACCTGGTGGACAAAGGAGTCATCCAACCAGCGCCAGAGCTGCCCCCTCCCACTGTTCCGATGGATTACTCCTGGGCACGA GAGCTGGGTCTGATTCGCAAACCGGCGTCCTTCATGACCAGCATCTGTGACGAGAGGGGGCAGGAGCTCATTTATGCCGGCATGCCCATCACGGAGGTCTTTAAGTCGGAAATTGGCCTGGGGGGCACTCTGGGGCTTCTGTGGTTCCAGAGGAG GCTGCCCAGATACGCCTGCCAATTCATCGAGATGTGTCTCATGGTGACAGCCGATCACGGTCCAGCAGTATCCGGCGCCCACAACACCATTGTGTGTGCCCGAGCCGGCAAAGATCTGATCTCAAGTCTCACCTCTGGCCTGCTCACCATC GGTGACCGCTTCGGAGGCGCTCTGGACGCCGCGGCCAAGCAGTTCAGCAAGGCCTTCGACAGCGGCATGCTGCCCATGGAGTTCGTCAACAAGATGAAGAAGGACGGCAAGCTCATCATGGGCATCGGCCACAGGGTCAAATCC ATTAACAATCCTGACATGCGAGTCCAGATCTTGAAAGACTTTGTGAAGCAGCACTTCCCCTCCACGCAGCTGCTGGATTACGCTCTGGATGTGGAGAAGATCACCACTTCAAAA AAGCCCAACTTGATCCTGAATGTGGACGGCTTCATCGGCGTGGCCTTTGTGGACCTACTCAGAACCTGCGGTGGATTTACCAG ggATGAAGCAGACGAGTTTGTGGAAATTGGCGCTCTGAACGGCATCTTTGTCCTGGGTCGGAGCATGGGATTCATTG GACACTACCTGGATCAGAAGAGGCTAAGGCAGGGTCTCTATCGCCACCCGTGGGACGACATCTCCTACGTGCTCCCGGAGCACATGTCCATGTAG
- the LOC133414503 gene encoding cytosolic 5'-nucleotidase 3-like isoform X1 produces MISELSNPSVCMRDPQRVQEILQSMLKAGSNTLQVISDFDMTLTRFAFNGKRCPTCHNILDNSKLISQECKGQLKDLLNTYYPIEIDSSRSIAEKLPLMVEWWTKAHELLVQQNIRKDLLAAVVRESDAKLREGYQLFFSQLHQHSIPLLIFSAGIGDILEEVIRQAGVFHPNVKVFSNYMDFDQSGVLRAFKGELIHIYNKREGALLNTGHFQELRARPNVLLLGDSLGDLTMADGVHDMENVLKIGFLNDKVEERKQSYLDSYDIVLVKDETLDVANAVLLYLTGNK; encoded by the exons ATG ATTTCCGAGCTGTCCAATCCCTCGGTGTGTATGCGGGACCCCCAGAGAGTCCAGGAGATTCTGCAGTCCATGCTGAAGGCGGGTTCAAACACGTTACAG GTTATCTCAGACTTTGACATGACTCTCACGAGATTTGCGTTTAATGGGAAACGATGCCCCACCTGTCACA ATATTCTCGACAACAGCAAGCTAATCTCTCAAGAATGCAAAGGACAG TTGAAGGATTTGTTGAACACGTACTACCCCATCGAGATCGACTCGTCGCGCTCCATCGCCGAGAAGCTGCCACTCATGGTGGAGTG GTGGACCAAAGCGCACGAGCTGCTGGTGCAGCAGAACATCAGGAAGGACCTGCTGGCCGCGGTGGTGCGCGAGTCCGATGCCAAGCTCAG GGAGGGCTACCAGCTGTTTTTTTCGCAGCTGCACCAGCACAGCATCCCGCTGCTCATCTTCTCCGCCGGCATCGGAGACATCCTGGAGGAGGTCATCCGCCAGGCCGGAGTCTTCCACCCCAACGTCAAGGTCTTCTCCAACTACATGGACTTTGACCAGTCC GGGGTGCTGAGGGCCTTCAAGGGCGAGCTGATCCACATCTACAACAAACGGGAGGGCGCCCTGCTCAACACGGGTCACTTCCAGGAGCTGCGAGCCCGACCCAACGTGCTCCTGCTGGGAGACTCCCTCGGCGACCTGACCATGGCCGACGGCGTGCACGACATGGAGAACGTCCTCAAGATCGGCTTCCTCAACGACAAG GTGGAGGAGAGGAAGCAGTCCTACTTGGACTCGTACGATATCGTGCTGGTGAAGGACGAGACCCTGGACGTGGCCAACGCTGTGCTGCTCTACCTCACTGGGAACAAGTGA
- the klhl11 gene encoding kelch-like protein 11, which translates to MAAAAPNPEDSARSSSSSSGGNSGGGGGSSGGGVCGTPSSLAADGDAEEAEDFASSSHCSELSRRQNEQRKQGMFCDVTLAFSSGAAAGGVQTCEFAAHRSVLAAATDYFTPLLGGQFSESLSGRVDMKEWSSEMGPDPETVESVIQYMYTGEIRVSTCNVHEVLELADRFLLVQLKDFCGEFLKKKLSLTNCVAVHSLAHMYTLDQLALRAADMIRRNFHKVIQDEEFYTLPFHLVRNWLSDAEITVDSEEVLFEAVVKWVQKLPEERGGYFEELFRLLRLPQIKPTYLTRVVKNERMVAANEACMRLVSEAVEGYAIRFENFKLADLELWSSYVVSFQPRFGQNMDVIMVVGGVSEGGDYLSECVGYFIYEDRWVNLPHIHNHLDGHAIAATDSHVYVAGSMEPGFAKTVERYNPNCNTWEQVSNLTTRKHSFGLTCIKDILYSIGGHGNFSPGFKDVSVYEPEQDKWHNLESAPKILRDVKAVSVEDRYVYVTARTPVDTDKDDGLKTVTTRYDTDSHQWQDVDSLPLIDNYCVFQMAVAATNFYHTASCCPKSYSVRDEVARQKISARVPDEILESLPPEVTSIEGAAICHFDDDVFIIGGWKNSDDVDKQYRKEAYRYCAERRRWMLLPPMPQPRCRATACHVRVPYRFLYGCQRYPMPQNLARQRDRMQQMQQLHRRTLTLRRQLQSQIEC; encoded by the exons ATGGCAGCGGCGGCCCCAAACCCGGAGGACTCGGCCcggagtagtagtagtagtagtggtggtaATAGCGGCGGCGGTGGTGGGAGTAGCGGCGGCGGCGTTTGCGGCACCCCGAGCTCTCTGGCCGCGGACGGCGACGCGGAAGAGGCCGAGGACTTCGCGTCGTCCTCCCACTGCTCGGAGCTGTCGCGGCGGCAGAACGAGCAGCGCAAGCAAGGCATGTTCTGCGACGTCACGCTCGCCTTCAGCAGCGGCGCCGCGGCCGGCGGCGTTCAGACGTGCGAGTTCGCGGCCCACCGCTCGGTGCTGGCAGCCGCCACGGACTACTTCACGCCGCTGCTGGGCGGACAGTTCTCCGAGTCGCTGTCCGGCCGCGTTGACATGAAGGAGTGGAGCTCGGAGATGGGACCCGATCCCGAGACGGTGGAGAGCGTCATCCAATACATGTACACCGGGGAGATTCGTGTCAGCACCTGCAATGTGCATGAAGTCCTGGAGCTGGCTGACAG GTTCCTACTGGTGCAGCTGAAGGACTTCTGCGGCGAGTTCCTGAAGAAGAAGCTGAGCCTGACCAATTGCGTGGCGGTGCACAGCCTGGCGCACATGTACACGCTGGACCAGCTGGCCCTGCGGGCGGCGGACATGATCCGCCGCAACTTCCACAAGGTGATCCAGGACGAAGAGTTCTACACGCTGCCCTTCCATCTGGTGCGCAACTGGCTGTCGGACGCCGAGATCACGGTGGACTCCGAGGAGGTGCTTTTTGAGGCGGTGGTCAAGTGGGTGCAGAAGCTTCCGGAGGAGCGCGGCGGCTACTTCGAGGAGCTCTTCCGCCTGCTCAGACTGCCCCAGATTAAGCCCACCTACCTGACGCGGGTGGTGAAGAACGAGCGGATGGTGGCGGCCAACGAGGCGTGCATGCGGCTGGTGTCGGAGGCGGTGGAGGGTTACGCCATCCGCTTCGAGAACTTCAAGTTGGCCGACCTGGAGCTGTGGTCCTCGTACGTGGTCTCTTTCCAGCCGCGCTTCGGCCAGAACATGGACGTCATCATGGTGGTGGGTGGCGTGTCGGAGGGCGGGGACTACTTGAGCGAGTGCGTGGGCTACTTCATCTATGAGGACCGCTGGGTCAACCTGCCGCACATCCACAACCACCTGGACGGCCACGCGATCGCCGCCACCGACTCGCACGTCTATGTGGCCGGCTCTATGGAGCCGGGCTTCGCCAAGACGGTGGAGCGCTACAACCCCAACTGCAACACCTGGGAGCAGGTGAGCAACCTGACCACCCGCAAGCACTCCTTCGGTCTCACCTGCATCAAGGACATCCTGTACAGCATCGGCGGCCACGGCAACTTCAGCCCAGGCTTCAAGGATGTCAGCGTGTACGAGCCCGAGCAGGACAAATGGCACAACCTGGAGTCGGCGCCCAAGATCCTGCGCGACGTGAAGGCGGTGAGCGTGGAAGACCGCTACGTGTACGTGACGGCGCGCACGCCCGTCGACACGGACAAAGACGACGGCCTCAAGACGGTGACCACCCGCTACGACACGGACAGCCACCAGTGGCAGGACGTGGACTCGCTACCCCTCATCGACAACTACTGCGTCTTCCAGATGGCCGTGGCCGCCACCAACTTCTACCACACGGCCTCTTGCTGCCCCAAGAGCTACAGCGTGCGGGATGAGGTGGCCCGGCAGAAGATCAGCGCCCGTGTCCCCGACGAGATCCTGGAGAGTCTGCCGCCCGAGGTGACCAGCATCGAGGGCGCCGCCATCTGCCACTTCGACGACGACGTCTTCATCATCGGCGGCTGGAAGAATAGCGACGACGTGGACAAGCAGTACCGCAAAGAGGCGTATCGCTACTGCGCCGAGCGCAGGCGCTGGATGCTGCTGCCGCCCATGCCGCAGCCACGGTGCCGTGCCACTGCCTGCCACGTGCGCGTGCCCTACCGCTTCCTGTACGGCTGCCAGCGCTACCCCATGCCGCAGAACCTGGCGCGCCAACGAGACCGCATGCAGCAGATGCAGCAGCTGCACCGCCGCACGCTCACCCTGCGCCGGCAGCTGCAGTCACAGATCGAGTGCTGA